The stretch of DNA CAGGTCCGGGTACTGCTGGAGCAGACCCTGGGTCTGTTGGAAGGACGCCTGCGCGTCGTCGTTGCCGTAGGCGATCTTGACCAGCTTGACGTCCTTGTACTTGGGGTCCGTCAGCTCCTGCTTCATGTAGTCGATCCAGGTGTTCTGGTTCGTCGCCGTCTGCGCGGCGGACAGGATCGCGATCTCGCCCTTGTAGCCGATCTGCTCGGCGAGCAGTTGCACCTCGGTGCGGCCGAGGTCCTCGGCGGACGCCTGTGAGACGAAGGCGTTGCGGCAGTCGGGCTTGGTGTCGGAGTCGTAGGTGACGACCTTGATGCCGTTCTTCATGGCCTGCTTCAGCGCGGTGCACAGGGCGCCCGGGTCCTGCGCGGACACGGCCATCGCGTCGACCTGCTGCTGGGTGAGGGTGTTGACGTAGGAGACCTGGCCGGAGGTGTCCGTGGCGCTGGACGGTCCGACCTCCTTGTACTTCTCGCCCAGTTCCTCCAGGGCCTTCCTGCCGCCGTTGTCGGCGGAGGTGAAGTAGGGGTTGTTGACCTGCTTGGGCAGGAAGCCGACGGTCAGGCCCTTCTTGGTCGGGGCGTTCGGGTCGGCCTTGCCGGCCGAGGAGGCGGCCGCGCCGCCGTCCTTGCCCACGTCGTTCTTGGTGGTGCCGCCGCAGGCGGTGGCGGCCAGGGCGAGGGAGGTCGCGGCGGCGAGGGCCGCGCAGGTGCGGCGGATCGTCGGCTTGCGCATGGTGAACGTCCTTTACGAGGGTGGCGAGGTGGGCGGAGCGGTTTACGAAGTCGGTGTGGACGCCTGCGACTCGGGCGCCGGGGAGGCTCGGCGCCGGTCCCTGGCGACGGAGACCTGGCGTGCGACCCGCGGGCCGAGGACGGAGACGACGAGCAGCGCGCCGGTGACGACGATCTGCGACTGGGCGGAGACGTTCAGCAGGCTCATCACGTTCCGCGACGCGCCCAGCAGGAAGACACCGGCGACGGCGCCGCCGAGTGTGCCCTTCCCGCCGTCGAAGTCGATGCCGCCGAGCAACACCGCGGCGACGACGGAGAGTTCCAGCCCGGTGGCGTTGTCGTAGCGGGCGCTGGCGTAGTGCAGGGCCCAGAAGACGCCGGTCAGGGCGGACATGAAGCCGGTGGCGACGAACAGGATGAGCTTGTCGCGCTTGACCCGGACGCCGGCGAACCGGGCCGCCTCCTCGCTGGCGCCGATCGCGAACAGCGATCGTCCGAAGGGGGTGGCGTGCAGGGTGACCACGGCGATCGCCAGCAGGAGCAGGAACGGCAGGAACGCCTGCGGCAGGAAGGTGTTCCCGACCCGTCCGGCAGCGAAGTCCAGGTACGGGGTGGGGAAGTCGGTCACCGCGTCGGAACCGAGCACGATCTGCGCGATGCCCCGGTAGGCGGCGAGGGTGCCGATGGTCACCGCGAGGGACGGCAGTCCGAGCCTGGTCACCAGCAGGCCGTTGACCAGGCCGCACACCGCGCCGAGCAGCAGGCACAGCGGGATGATCGTCTCGATCGCCATGCCCCGGTTCCACAGGGCGCCCATCACCGCGCCGGACAGACCTGCGGTGGAGGCCACCGACAGGTCGATCTCACCGGAGACCACGAGGAGGGTCATCGGCAGGGCGATCAGCGCGATCGGCAGCGTGTTGCCGATCAGGAACGACAGGTTGAGGGCGTTGCCGAAGCCGTCGACGAAGCCGAAGGAGAACAGCAGGACCACGACGAGCAGGGCACCGACGACGGTGTCCCAGCGCACGGCACGCGAGAGGTCGAAGTCAGCCATGGCGGGCGTTCCTCTTCTTCAGGGCCGACGCCACGCGCAGCGCGACGACG from Streptomyces sp. 6-11-2 encodes:
- the rhaS gene encoding rhamnose ABC transporter substrate-binding protein; this encodes MRKPTIRRTCAALAAATSLALAATACGGTTKNDVGKDGGAAASSAGKADPNAPTKKGLTVGFLPKQVNNPYFTSADNGGRKALEELGEKYKEVGPSSATDTSGQVSYVNTLTQQQVDAMAVSAQDPGALCTALKQAMKNGIKVVTYDSDTKPDCRNAFVSQASAEDLGRTEVQLLAEQIGYKGEIAILSAAQTATNQNTWIDYMKQELTDPKYKDVKLVKIAYGNDDAQASFQQTQGLLQQYPDLKGIISPTTVGIKAAAQYLSGSKYKGKVRLTGLGTPNDMRKYVKNGTVEAFELWDPAKLGELAAYTAVALSSGQITGKEGETFKAGAMGSYTIGEDGLINLGKPTVFDAKNIDQFDF
- a CDS encoding ABC transporter permease, with the translated sequence MADFDLSRAVRWDTVVGALLVVVLLFSFGFVDGFGNALNLSFLIGNTLPIALIALPMTLLVVSGEIDLSVASTAGLSGAVMGALWNRGMAIETIIPLCLLLGAVCGLVNGLLVTRLGLPSLAVTIGTLAAYRGIAQIVLGSDAVTDFPTPYLDFAAGRVGNTFLPQAFLPFLLLLAIAVVTLHATPFGRSLFAIGASEEAARFAGVRVKRDKLILFVATGFMSALTGVFWALHYASARYDNATGLELSVVAAVLLGGIDFDGGKGTLGGAVAGVFLLGASRNVMSLLNVSAQSQIVVTGALLVVSVLGPRVARQVSVARDRRRASPAPESQASTPTS